Genomic segment of Diachasmimorpha longicaudata isolate KC_UGA_2023 chromosome 14, iyDiaLong2, whole genome shotgun sequence:
CAATTTCACCAACCAGTTATTAATTCTCCCATTCTCACGCTCCAAACGGTGGAACAATACGGAAGAACAtgacaaattaaaaaagaaattcgaAATTACGTTCAATTTTATATCCGAGACATTGAAAAAGGGGAGAAGATCGAGCGagaaagatgaaaaatgtGTCATGGGTGCCGAGTCAAGTGATGATAGAAGGAAAATGAGAGGAGAACTTGTATTCtccgagtaaaaaaaaaggaaggtCTTCTCAAGATTTTTTGCTACGTGACAAAGTAATAACCAAGactaaaaacatgaaaaaaaaaatcgcgcttttaatcattttttcaacctCATTCATTGTTGCAAATGAAGCATTGCCAAATGGACGTCAACAGCAATGTTATAGGactatttgaaaatattttttagaattatttacAGGAAGAATATAATAATTGTTATATAAACGAATCGACATAGACGACTCCAGAATGTTTCCACTCAATTTacataaatataaacaatGGCTCAATAGGGAGGAAGAACAAAGTCTCTTTAAGGGGATGAATATCcttttggctttttttttttacagaaatcGGTGGAGCAGAAGTTTCTTCCTCATGccaattattgataaaatataaataaaaaaattataatagtaaatagaaataaaaaaattataatagtaactaaaaatttaaaaagttataataataaatcctgttggaaatatttttaacaccAACTCGAACAATCGATCCGTTGTAAACCTCTCGGGGAATAACGGAAAGGACTCGGATTGTTTATGACCTAAACATCCCACGTGGACAACCTCGTAGACAAAAAGGCCTTGTCTTTGGGGGAGACATCTCACCCTTACGAACCAAGGGGAAGGGACATTCTCGAACGGTCCCTGGAGCAAACCACATCGCATTATCAAACTAACTAGAATTATATGGAGTCCTTGACTAAAAAGTAAATGTTATAAACTGAGTAAAGATTTAGAcgtgaaattcaattgaatgagataattatttacaacaaTCGACTGCTGTTCATATTCGATTAAACCCCATGTCCAATAAATATCCCTTGTTCCATGAacagatgagaaaaaattgttagacAACAATGGTCTTAATTAGAAAACTTTGCTGATTGAATGGGCCACTCTCTCCCTCTGAatgttgaaaagaaaattaaaagtaaATAGATTACGGTAGTTCGGGGCCAGAGCATGGCACTGATGGGCCTTAGCTGAACTTCCAGCCCAACATAAGGCCCCGATGACTATTTATAATgactattttcttttttttgctctttggaacaaaaatattgtatATCCAACAATTAGATGTAcagtattttaatgaaaataaatgaacattCCATAAAAAGATGTTATAAAACCTCCAGGATGAGTCGGCTGAGCTATGGGAATCTGAGCAGCTGAGTCTGGTCACTAGACGAATggctgaaaaattaaaatttttcaaataaaaaaaacgtgcAACAAAAAACTGCACCTTGAAAGCTCGAAGATTATGACCAAAAAGGAAGTGGACATCCGTAGAAACTGAAAGGTTTTTCCTgcaatgaaacaaaaaaaagttaacaaAAGTTACTCTATAAACAATAGAATTAGTcggcaatgaaaaaaattggaaagagAGCTTTTGCACTTTGAATGACAATGTGAAGTGGATACCaaagttggggaaaaaaaaagggggcaaCACAACGGGGTTGAGACGAACACTTGAGTTTTTTGGCTGACTCGACTTTACGTGCCAGTATAATGGCCCTTGTCTTACCACCGTTTTATAGTCTATTCATGCCCGAGGCAAACCACATACACATCTCACCCTTGTCCcaactccctccccctccctgtgtttgaaaaattgtttcgtTGTAACCTTCAGCCCCTTCCTTCCGCCAAAGGTTTCCCTCTGACGTCTTGTTCAAAACAAATCGCGCAGGGTGCCGTCCTTTTTGTTCcatttccttttattttttcacgattCTCCAACGTCTTTTACCAACACCCCATCTTGTTTCCATCTGAATGCCTCATGCTGCAGCATTTGTCGTCActttttctatttctttttctttcgggGGTAACTTCTTATTTTGCGAATacctttcaattttcctcaagCGACCGACTTTCGAGGCTCGAGCCCAGACGTGTACATCATCTTTAAGATTAAACCAATAGGCCCGAACAATTCGATGAGGTATTCAGTGTTAAATCGACATCATCCTCAAGAAAAATAGATCGTCATCATTAAAACATAATTGAGTTCCTCAGGGAATGACTCACTTCGACAAATATACTTTAGCAACAATAAATACTCCTctcaagtaaataaatattcatcaaaagcAATTTTTCCTCACTTCTGTCATTacaagaaaattaatatgaattaTCATGAAACATTTCAACCCAGCGGTTGTTATTTCAAATGTAAatgcaaaataattgatttatttatcataaaatgagtcatttcctcattcatttttttgcggTATAATGAAtactgaaataaaattgagataACACGAACCAAGGTTGAATTCCCAGCGCTACATATATGCGATGGTGTTCTTGGACATCATCAATTGCACATGCAATTGCTTGCAGGCATGACGGGTTTCTACATTATGTGTTTAGCTATTGGCTTATTCAATACCGGTGCTCACTCTTTCCACATTGAAAATCCAATTTACCTCATAGCTGAATAAAATTTGTGTATATTAATTGGATCTTTATTTCGCAGTCCATGGAGCGAACGATTGCGAACTCAACGCCAAACTGGAGCCATGTGGAAGTATCTGTGAAGCTAAATGCAGTAATCCTAATATTCGTTTGTGCAAAATAAATCCAGAGGtagaatattaaattttattttactttgtACGAATGCTCATCGTTAACGTATTTtatcaaattgtttatcacttcagaaatatatttttcagggGTGTAAACTGGAATGTCGATGTCAGCGACCGTTtttgagaaatgaaaatacaggAACTTGTGTTGAACCGAAAGAATGtccgaaataaataaatattatggagattttttaaatagtaaTGTGTCAATCTACGATGGATTATTTACAATCACCTGATGAGATATCACATATCAATTAACTCTCAGCTAATTATTTACGAAGTCCAGGAATGAAGTGGTAAacggagataaatatttttagactATCGACcactttttaatgaatatctttGAATCTAAGGAAGATAACAGCATTTTTGTAattaccttttttgtggagaaaatcgagtactacaataaatgtaataACGAAAAttgcgctatctctcttagatttcgCGATATTGGTCAAAATTCGACTTAAATCGGTCAACTTGTCTCTTTCATCACGTCACGACTGAATTAACACTTATTGTTCGTGTCGTTAATATGATGGGCGGTGCTTTTGTTAGATAACATTGATGCAACAAACgaggaaaataattctctcttCGCTGCTGCATAAATTACACCGTCGATCGTCCTGAGGGTATTCATCGCGCATTTTATCTGcgaattttattctattttacgACGACGAAACAGTAATAAgtgcaaaaaatgtcattgataattttttctacatAAATAACCATAAACGTGTGCGGGGGACTCTCAACAACAGATATAACTGCAGCAATTGTTCCGTTTGCGATAATTTTCTTGTGCGCGTACAATGGAGAAGGTCCGTacaattatatttctcctggagGTATTACTGATTGGCGGCATTGCCTTGGTGACTGCAGCAGGTAGTAGCAGTAAAGAGAAACTGAGAAACTCATTAGCCGTCGACAAACAAATTTCACGCGCAGGCTAATTAATTCCGAGTATTGCTAACGCCATTGCTATGCATATATTTGATCTTTCAGTCATTCGAAATCattcattatgaaaattacaaaaatacatGAACTATTGCTTTTCaaggtgatttttattttagactGAGGAACTACGAAGTTGATCGATTCCTTACAATATTCTCcccaatgagaaaaaaaatatttcagttaaGATTTTCGGCAACAGATAATAGTCATCCTCAAGAGCAATATGATTCTGATCATTAAAACCTAATTAAGCTCCTCTGGGACTGACTTAATCCAAGAaatagaattttgaaaaaaaaaatacttcattcGGTGAAATCCCGGTGATTCGATCATCgaagaaatttttgagaaaatatAACCGATGACACATTTTCCTGGTAGATGCAGAGGCTAACGTATGCGGGGAGAATGAAGGATCTCATCCCTGTGGAAGGATGTGCGAGCCGACGTGTGACAATCCTCAACCGAATCCAGAATTCTGTCCGAGAATCGTAAGATCAATCATTCCATATTGTTTAGTCCAATGAGCCTGATATTTTCCTGATTATATCGACGTTTATCTGTCGATGAGATTCCTTTCCCATTTCTTTCAATATCCCTTCATACTTGACCTTCACCTCTTTCAATTTGAGACACGTTATTTCCTTCTCATCACTTCACTagcaattattccccagatttttttaaatactaaTCCAACAGAAattgaatcaaaaaatattttccaacagCAATGCACCAAGCTCACGGAGTCTTGTCGTTGCCACAAAGGATATCTGAGAGAGTTCTCGAGTAATTGTGTCGCACCAGAGAGCTGCCACAAGGATCGTCAAGAATAAAACTGATCTGTTATTCGATAATATTTATCTTACACGTATGcgtataaaaattatctgtaCACCTTCTGTTCCGTCATAAAGGGATCTCCAACCTCAGAGTACAACAAAAAGTCTTTAAtgtcaaaatgaaatatataaaCGTGGAAATATTAGTCTACGTATTCACTCAAGGGTTCAATGGGATATTCGGCCAGTAGTGAGGCTTTGCTTGATCCTTGTGCCTGTCAACCATCACCTGAAGAGCTGTCTCCATACCAATTATCCTGGTGGCAGCAGATCCATACAGTTCCTGAGCATTCTCCATCTTCTCGTGATCCTGAATCTCACGAATAACAGGAGGACAATCGCCCTCGTTATTCAGTCTAGAATCCGCTGTTTCAGATTCACGACTCTTCTTCAACTCCATTTTATGACGAATACTCTGCTCCAGGAAATTGAGCATATCCTCATCAACATGGAACTCCAAGTTTCCCTCGTCTGATGAATTATTCAGGGAATTGTAATGAGAATTTGAAGGTGTCGATGGCTCATTGTAATTGGAGTGTTGAGTCAGCTCTCGTACTTTGCTCCTCAGGATTCTATTCTCGTGCTCCAGGGCAATGCAACGTGACCTCCACCAAGCAACATTGTGTctgaaatgttgaaaaataataaataaatatgtgaTGATGATTAATGAGGTGTGTACTCCTtccaaatcgttcaaactatttaattgttttttagaGAAACTTCGATTGCTTCAAGAAAATACTACGAGGACAATTATTGGAGGCCTTCATAACTATTGAGTGATAGTTGTACGGAATCTCAACAAATGTCTGTGcactattatattttttagaatttcgaGCATTAGATTAGCATATATTGAGGTTAGAAATCTTATGATCACAACCTTCCAGTAACTAATGGGTTAATTAATAGAATAAAACTAATACTCTAATGAATAATTGTTTGATGGAACCATTGACTAGATACTCGAAGAATTATAACTGTTATTAGCTGAAAAAGTTGGAGTTTATTGACGGATGACAAGTGTAaaagtttaattattttggttTGGGTTTATTTACTTTTGCTGCCAATCCTGTGCCACTTTATAGTTTTCCCAGAAAGTATCAGCAGTCATAGAAAAATCCATTTCTTCATGTCCAGAAGCGATCTTCCTACGATTGGCAGATCTAacctcaatttttctcttatttcGACGTCGGTTCTTGGCTAACCTCTTTCGTTTGCATATCCTCGCACGTTTTTGTGGAGACACTTCCATAGTAATATTCACACCGATTTATGTGGATTCATTATCTCAATTGTTATTGATGTACTCAGTATAAAAGCCTGAAGGTCATCATAGACAAACCTTTTGTTGTTATTCGGAGAGTGCGAAGTTCACCGAAAGGTGTCGACTTCacatcaaatattcatttacttgaagcattttatgttttaatgatgattttattgctCTTGGGGATGACTATGTTGCTCATAACCTTGAAAGACCTTCACTAATCGGTCGATTAGGCTTTAAATGcataaacaagaaaaaaataaaacgtctCGGAAGTTCCCTAGAAGACAGAAAGGAAGATGAAGGGGAATATGGACAAAGTCATCACAAATTACTTGTcatgaattatattttcttaaaaaatgaGCATCGAATGTTTACAAGTGGGAGGAAAGTAAATTCCTATacttaatttccattttcaagTCTTCAATCAAAGATTAATTTATCTAATAATTCAGCCTCATCCAGATATAACGGAGCCTCGGTCAAAAATATACACTAACTTACGAGTTTTCTATtttatgttatttttcaaatattcattaataatccACAGAAACATAATTGATCTGTTATCTCCCTAAAAGCATCGACAGATACTGAAGACGCCAATGGACTATGTTCATCGACAATAACTACATTTGATATTCATGGAAATACTTGTACTGGAGAATATAAATAACGCCAAGTGGCGATTGTAATATTGTAAAGCTTTCACATTTATTTTAGTTCGAgccattgaatttattatcgaGACTCCATTAACGTCAGCTGATGTTACTAATCATGACTATTAGACATGTGGCGTTTATGAGTTGTCTCAGTCTCAACATCGTGCTCGCGTTTACGACTGCTCGATGCCTCCGGTGTTTTTGGTCttgtttctccatctgcattactaaaaaaaatcaatcatcaataaaaataaaaatgaaaattctcattcaaCATCATGTTAAATGAATCGCATTATTCTAAATGACGATGGCTGGCTCAAAAGTACATAAAACATTGGCATAACATAATCCTTAATGATGAGATGTTAATGACTGAGTAAATGAAgacacgataaaaaaaataaatataatgaatGGATAATTTGATGAGGAAAACACATGCCGTCCCCCTccatcagaatttttccagtctttgttaaaaaatcaccccaaaaattattatcgtattttaaaaaaaaaataaataaacaaaaaatctcaCAACGTACTTACGTTGCTCGCAAACGTCACCACTTTcttcataaaattcattttttctaattaatacTTTGGGGAGTACCTGCAACGAATAAAACAACAATATTCCATACCAATATTTTTATGTACTttgtaattatatttttagtggagtaaattgaaataaaatttctccttGACAATTGTCCAGTTTTTAAAATCAtcaattgagggaaaaattcatgCATAACACGACTGTATGACATTTGCATGCGAAAATTTCACTCGTTTCAAGCAGATACGTCAACGTGGAAACGTTATTGAGGAGAGAACGACAGCAGGGCATCTCCACacatgatgatgatggtgattctgttgaaattatcaaaaaaaaaactataaataaAACTCACCTGGAGGAGCTACCAATATTGCTACTAGGTCTTATGCTTCGCCTCGTAGATGGGGCCCACCTTGAACGACTACTTTGACGACTACTAAAAGCATTTCCCAATTAACCACCCAAACATTACGAATAAgtacaaaaaaatcctcatgaACCAGTGACGAAACAATTATAACAATATGTCCGTTAATAAAATTACAGATTTTCCAAGGTCATGCTACGTTTATTgaagaaattaataataaaattgaaggaaCAATTGCAGAAATAAAGCAGATATGGCATTCGATTCTTCAAAGCTTCCTTCCTTTCCGCATCTCCTGTTCTTCAATTCTTTAATTATGAATTCTTGATCTGTTCGGCTTACGTCTGTTCACATATTCCAATTAATCGAGCCAATTAATTAATGCTTTAATTATCTAGACATTCGTGCAGACAGTTAAAAGAACACTAGACGTTACGAATtctaaataaaagaaaattttggattttattcgagtatttaaaaaatcatagggTGCAATGAAATGAATCGGTGTCTTCTACTTTAAATGTCAGATCTGATTgaagtttatttattgattttttttaacaaacctTGAAGTACCGTCTGTCAGGGCCAGACGCCTTGGCTCAGAGCGTTTTCTGTGTTGTGAGCCATGCTCGAGGGCACGGTCGCTACGATTTCCACGCCCACCTCTGGTACGTTGCTCCCATTCCTGGTTGAATGAGCCAGCTTCCTCTGTAAATTTGTTATAAAACTATTTTCTAAAAAACTGGAGGATTGCAAATTGACGGGATATCTTCTGCGAGTAAAGGACGTAATCATCTCATTTATCGTcttgtaattttcaatttatgagGCTGGACTTAAGCAGTCGGTAATAAGTGAAAATACGAACCCTCATCGAGATTAATGAACTCATGATGCTCTTCTTCATCTCCATTATTCAGATTCTTTTGTTTCTCGATGACGTGTGCCCTGTCTCCGATGTGATGTCCGATGGCCATTTTCTTGGTACCAGAACGAGAGTCGTAAACAGTCTCTTGAGTCTCTTGAATTCCTCCTGGAGCAGCTCGAGTTGATCTGGAGGCCTGATACACCTGTGGACGACCATCTGGGCCACTGGTGTATGTCATGATAGAAGTGGAGGACATTCCGTGAGAGCTTGGAACCTGAGCCATATTATCCTgaaatttacaaattaatttctaaatgCTAAAGTgacaaacaaaattatttttgctaaaTATTCAGTTACTccagagaattatttatttttccaatattttattcCTGCAGAGAAGTAATTACTAGGCAATCATCGATAGGTtataattatgttaattacATTGCTCTAGAACtcgttaaaaattcatcaaaattagTCGCTctagagaattaaaaaaacaggaaaattaaaaatcattaacagAGTTCGTTCGAGGTTATGTGCAACATCTTCAGCCTCAAGAGCAATAAAATCGTCATCATTAAAGCCTAATTAAGCTCTTCCGAAAATGACACAATAccggaaatataattttggaaaaataatagtcCCATGACATTTAAAcattaaacattttcaatCGTATACTTAGCGTCATCCACTTACAAACTGCGAAAACATATTATTCATGTTGAATCCTGGCATTCCAAATCCAAAGGGCATCATCTGGTTGTGACGAGAACCTCCACGAGGCTCAGGCCCCATCAGAGCTGGTCCCGTCATCCCAAAAGGGCTGCTAAACAGTGAGTTCATCATGCTGTTCATGTGTTGCATGGATTGCATGTACGACCTGGTGATGATTTATTGATGATCAGAAACCAAagccccaacaaaaaaataacacgaaaaaatgaaactaCAATTGGAATCTGGACCTATTAAATTTAAGTAAACGTTCGAAATAATAGAGACTgtcaattaattcacttctaATTTTCGCTTGTGCTGAAATTCTGACTTTCAagaaattacaaaaatgaaaCGATTCGATCAAAGATGTCAGACTCCATGATGGAAAAATCCAAACTTATGAAATTATGTATCTCTCCTAGAAACgatataaatcaataaataaatgaataatgacaATTGACAGTTGACATTTGAGTGTGAAGGGTGAACTTCACCACCGATGCATccgcaaaataaaaataaaatgacattattattaagctgatttataattaaatcacGACCGTGATACAACCCGAGGCTTTTGTAATCGAAGTAATTGCATTGCACGATTGCATCTCCACGAAAGATTATGCAGAAAAAGTGAATTAACGTCGGCAGCATATATTGAACATAAATGACGTTACTCACCCAAAAATAGGGTCATCTTCAAGATCTCCCAGCATTCCACCAAAGAGAGACATTTTTCAGATGTTGAAGGGACAATAAAATGTCAAAATAATCTGTCAAGTGTATCGACGTGTCACAATAAACGAATACGACGATTATAACGATATTCGAGGAGTTCTAGATTTTTCCAGAATCGTTCTGGGAATGGATGAGCAACAACACTAGTTCGTCAAATAAGAAAATCACTATTTGTGTTCCACAGATGGTGCACAACTATTCTCATAAACTCGATTCTTCCTTCACTCCGTATGTGGACATCTGACTGCTAACTATTTTTGGCAAAATGAAGTAATTCTAACGTTTGTACTAAGTTTGGAGCCGTTTGTACTtatctgaaaatattttgttagtttctcatttatttttaaataaatgattaaaagCCCAACATAAGGAGCCCCCCCCCCACAGGCTGGAATTGACTGTGGCGCCCCTCACCATGGTTGTCATTACTACAATTCACTGGAAGTGTGACGTCTGTGTGCCCCATTTTCCATGATCTTTAGACAACTATCTAAGTacctgaaataaattttgtaatgttTTCCTCAAAATAAAGgtaaaaaatcatcacatTCTGAACTTTCCACTCatcttatttttaaaaaattgggttTATTCCATTTCTTTTGACTTCAGTCTTGTGATGTACATATGAATGAACACAAAGAAGGTTCCTTACGTTTAGGAAGAATGGAAATTTCTTTTCCaggattaattaaataattttccgccAGTTTTGTTCTGCAATGGATTGTTTATTGCAATTTTGCTCATTTATGTAAGTTTTATTTCTATTCCACCgaaaattgaaatagaaatCCTCATCTTTGACATGTTCTTCGAGAATTGAATGACAAAAGAAATTATTCACTCGTGTATTGACAAGTGAAAttgatttataaaattatggtagatttatttttcattattacttTATTCTTAATATTGTAATAGAAACGTTGActaatttcattcaatattcattTTGTCTCTCTTACGGTTTCATCACTTCGTCTCACTCAGCACAATCATATCTCTCTGTGCTTATTACAAAGTTATTATAAAATCTTattgta
This window contains:
- the LOC135169283 gene encoding chymotrypsin inhibitor-like, whose translation is MEKVRTIIFLLEVLLIGGIALVTAADAEANVCGENEGSHPCGRMCEPTCDNPQPNPEFCPRIQCTKLTESCRCHKGYLREFSSNCVAPESCHKDRQE
- the LOC135169282 gene encoding gem-associated protein 8-like — protein: MEVSPQKRARICKRKRLAKNRRRNKRKIEVRSANRRKIASGHEEMDFSMTADTFWENYKVAQDWQQKHNVAWWRSRCIALEHENRILRSKVRELTQHSNYNEPSTPSNSHYNSLNNSSDEGNLEFHVDEDMLNFLEQSIRHKMELKKSRESETADSRLNNEGDCPPVIREIQDHEKMENAQELYGSAATRIIGMETALQVMVDRHKDQAKPHYWPNIPLNP
- the LOC135169281 gene encoding myeloid leukemia factor 2 isoform X1 is translated as MSLFGGMLGDLEDDPIFGSYMQSMQHMNSMMNSLFSSPFGMTGPALMGPEPRGGSRHNQMMPFGFGMPGFNMNNMFSQFDNMAQVPSSHGMSSTSIMTYTSGPDGRPQVYQASRSTRAAPGGIQETQETVYDSRSGTKKMAIGHHIGDRAHVIEKQKNLNNGDEEEHHEFINLDEEEAGSFNQEWEQRTRGGRGNRSDRALEHGSQHRKRSEPRRLALTDGTSSSRQSSRSRWAPSTRRSIRPSSNIGSSSSNADGETRPKTPEASSSRKREHDVETETTHKRHMSNSHD
- the LOC135169281 gene encoding myeloid leukemia factor 2 isoform X2, with translation MSLFGGMLGDLEDDPIFGSYMQSMQHMNSMMNSLFSSPFGMTGPALMGPEPRGGSRHNQMMPFGFGMPGFNMNNMFSQFDNMAQVPSSHGMSSTSIMTYTSGPDGRPQVYQASRSTRAAPGGIQETQETVYDSRSGTKKMAIGHHIGDRAHVIEKQKNLNNGDEEEHHEFINLDEEEAGSFNQEWEQRTRGGRGNRSDRALEHGSQHRKRSEPRRLALTDGTSSRQSSRSRWAPSTRRSIRPSSNIGSSSSNADGETRPKTPEASSSRKREHDVETETTHKRHMSNSHD
- the LOC135169281 gene encoding myeloid leukemia factor isoform X3, with protein sequence MSLFGGMLGDLEDDPIFGSYMQSMQHMNSMMNSLFSSPFGMTGPALMGPEPRGGSRHNQMMPFGFGMPGFNMNNMFSQFDNMAQVPSSHGMSSTSIMTYTSGPDGRPQVYQASRSTRAAPGGIQETQETVYDSRSGTKKMAIGHHIGDRAHVIEKQKNLNNGDEEEHHEFINLDEEEAGSFNQEWEQRTRGGRGNRSDRALEHGSQHRKRSEPRRLALTDGTSSNADGETRPKTPEASSSRKREHDVETETTHKRHMSNSHD
- the LOC135169281 gene encoding myeloid leukemia factor isoform X5; translated protein: MSLFGGMLGDLEDDPIFGSYMQSMQHMNSMMNSLFSSPFGMTGPALMGPEPRGGSRHNQMMPFGFGMPGFNMNNMFSQFDNMAQVPSSHGMSSTSIMTYTSGPDGRPQVYQASRSTRAAPGGIQETQETVYDSRSGTKKMAIGHHIGDRAHVIEKQKNLNNGDEEEHHEFINLDEEEAGSFNQEWEQRTRGGRGNRSDRALEHGSQHRKRSEPRRLALTDGTSSRQSSRSRWAPSTRRSIRPSSNIGSSSRYSPKY
- the LOC135169281 gene encoding myeloid leukemia factor isoform X4; its protein translation is MSLFGGMLGDLEDDPIFGSYMQSMQHMNSMMNSLFSSPFGMTGPALMGPEPRGGSRHNQMMPFGFGMPGFNMNNMFSQFDNMAQVPSSHGMSSTSIMTYTSGPDGRPQVYQASRSTRAAPGGIQETQETVYDSRSGTKKMAIGHHIGDRAHVIEKQKNLNNGDEEEHHEFINLDEEEAGSFNQEWEQRTRGGRGNRSDRALEHGSQHRKRSEPRRLALTDGTSSSRQSSRSRWAPSTRRSIRPSSNIGSSSRYSPKY
- the LOC135169281 gene encoding myeloid leukemia factor isoform X6, with protein sequence MSLFGGMLGDLEDDPIFGSYMQSMQHMNSMMNSLFSSPFGMTGPALMGPEPRGGSRHNQMMPFGFGMPGFNMNNMFSQFDNMAQVPSSHGMSSTSIMTYTSGPDGRPQVYQASRSTRAAPGGIQETQETVYDSRSGTKKMAIGHHIGDRAHVIEKQKNLNNGDEEEHHEFINLDEEEAGSFNQEWEQRTRGGRGNRSDRALEHGSQHRKRSEPRRLALTDGTSRRKPNRSRIHN